A single Nicotiana tabacum cultivar K326 chromosome 5, ASM71507v2, whole genome shotgun sequence DNA region contains:
- the LOC142180967 gene encoding uncharacterized protein LOC142180967 encodes MAFGIGKDGALRYQSRLCVPNVAGLREKIMNEIHQSRYSIHPGSTKMYHDVKEQYWWDNMKKSIAEFVAQCPNCQQVKIDGQAERTIQTLEDMLRACVLDFKGNWDDHLPLIEFAYNNSYHSSIKMAPYEALYGRRCRSPIGWFEVGETELYGPDLIHQAIEKVKVIQERLRTAQSRQKSYSDVRRRDLEFEVSDWVFLRISPMKGIMRFGKKGKLSPRYIGPKCIGDPSRVIPIKDVQVTEDLSYEEVPVAILDRQVRKLRTKDVASVKVLWRNKNMEEMTWETEEEMKSKYPYLFQNEDNKDAGRRQDTLEEETAL; translated from the exons atggcttttgggatcggaaaagatggggcactgagataccagagccgattgtgtgtgcctaatgtggcagggttgcgagagaagattatgaatgagattcatcaatcccgatattccatccatcccggctcgacaaagatgtatcatgatgtcaaggagcagtattggtgggataatatgaagaagtctattgcagaatttgtggcccagtgtcccaattgtcaacaagtaaagat tgacggacaggctgaacgtaccattcagacactggaagatatgctacgagcatgtgttctagattttaaggggaattgggatgatcatcttccactcatagaattcgcctataacaatagctaccattccagtattaaaatggccccatatgaggcactatacgggaggagatgtagatcaccaattggatggttcgaagttggtgaaacagaattatatgggccagatttgattcaccaagctattgagaaggtgaaagtgatacaggagcgattgaggacggcacaaagcaggcaaaaatcttattctgatgtccgacgtcgtgatctagagtttgaggttagtgattgggttttcctgaggatctcaccaatgaagggtattatgcgttttgggaagaaaggtaagctgagtccaaggtatatcgggcc aaaatgtattggagacccttctcgagtcatccctatcaaagatgtacaagttacagaggacctatcatatgaagaagtgccagtggcgatattagatcggcaagtccgcaagctgagaacaaaagatgtagcttccgtcaaagtattgtggaggaacaaaaatatggaagaaatgacatgggaaacagaagaggagatgaagtctaaatacccttacttattccagaatgaagataacaaggatgctggtagaagacaggatacattggaagaagaaacggctttatga